In Phocoena phocoena chromosome 11, mPhoPho1.1, whole genome shotgun sequence, one DNA window encodes the following:
- the SPSB2 gene encoding SPRY domain-containing SOCS box protein 2 translates to MGQTASAGGGGSSTHTPQALYPDLSCPEGLEELLSAPPPDLGAQRRHGWNPKDCSENIEVTEGGLCFERRPVAQSTDGARGKRGYSRGLHAWEISWPREQRGTHAVVGVATALAPLQADHYAALLGSNSESWGWDLGRGKLYHQSKGPEAPRYPAGPQGEQLEVPERLLVVLDMEEGTLGYAIGGTYLGPAFRGLKGRTLYPAVSAVWGQCQVRISYLGERRAEPHSLLHLSRLCVRHALGDTRLGHVSALPLPPAMKRYLLYR, encoded by the exons ATGGGCCAGACAGCCTCGGCAgggggcggcggcagcagcaCCCACACCCCGCAGGCCCTGTACCCTGACCTGTCTTGTCCAGAGGGCTTGGAGGAGCTGCTCTCGGCTCCCCCTCCTGACCTGGGGGCCCAACGGCGCCACGGCTGGAACCCCAAGGACTGCTCAGAGAACATCGAGGTCACGGAAGGGGGGTTGTGCTTTGAACGGCGGCCCGTGGCCCAGAGCACTGATGGGGCCCGGGGTAAGAGGGGCTACTCGAGGGGCTTGCACGCCTGGGAGATCAGCTGGCCCCGGGAGCAGAGGGGCACCCACGCTGTGGTGGGCGTGGCCACGGCCCTCGCGCCGCTGCAGGCTGACCACTATGCGGCGCTGCTGGGCAGCAACAGCGAGTCGTGGGGCTGGGACCTTGGGCGCGGGAAGCTGTACCATCAGAGCAAGGGGCCCGAGGCCCCCCGGTATCCAGCCGGACCTCAGGGTGAGCAGCTGGAGGTGCCGGAGAGGCTGCTGGTGGTTCTGGATATGGAGGAGGGAACTCTGGGCTACGCTATTGGGGGCACCTACTTGGGGCCGGCCTTCCGCGGACTGAAGGGCAGGACCCTTTATCCAGCAGTAAGCGCTGTCTGGGGCCAGTGCCAGGTCCGCATCAGCTACCTGGGCGAAAGGAGAG CTGAGCCACACTCCCTTCTGCACCTGAGCCGCCTGTGTGTGCGCCACGCCCTGGGGGATACGCGGCTAGGCCACGTTTCTGCTCTGCCCTTGCCCCCCGCCATGAAGCGCTACCTGCTCTACCGGTGA
- the TPI1 gene encoding triosephosphate isomerase isoform X1 — protein MAEDAVGAEFCLSTLYISVQWPRLRAARDLQCAGFSAMAPSRKFFVGGNWKMNGRKNNLGELINTLNAAKVPADTEVVCAPPTAYIDFARQKLDHKIAVAAQNCYKVANGAFTGEISPGMIKDCGATWVVLGHSERRHVFGESDELIGQKVAHALAEGLGVIACIGEKLDEREAGITEKVVFEQTKVIADNVKDWGKVVLAYEPVWAIGTGKTATPQQAQEVHEKLRGWLKSNISDAVAQSTRIIYGGSVTGATCKELASQPDVDGFLVGGASLKPEFVDIINAKQ, from the exons ATGGCAGAGGACGCGGTGGGGGCGGAGTTCTGCCTCTCCACGCTCTATATAAGCGTCCAGTGGCCACGGCTGCGCGCTGCTCGTGACCTTCAGTGTGCCGGTTTCAGCGCAATGGCGCCTTCCAGGAAGTTCTTCGTGGGGGGGAACTGGAAGATGAACGGGCGGAAGAACAATCTGGGGGAGCTCATCAACACTCTGAACGCGGCCAAGGTGCCGGCCGACACCG AGGTGGTTTGCGCACCCCCCACCGCCTACATTGACTTCGCCCGGCAGAAGCTAGATCACAAGATTGCAGTGGCTGCGCAGAACTGCTACAAAGTGGCTAACGGGGCCTTTACGGGGGAGATCAG CCCTGGCATGATCAAAGACTGTGGAGCCACGTGGGTGGTCCTGGGGCACTCGGAGAGAAGGCACGTCTTTGGGGAGTCAGATGAG CTGATTGGGCAGAAGGTGGCTCACGCCCTGGCAGAGGGACTTGGAGTAATCGCCTGCATTGGGGAGAAGCTAGATGAGAGGGAGGCTGGCATCACTGAGAAGGTCGTTTTCGAGCAAACCAAGGTCATCGCAG ATAATGTGAAGGACTGGGGCAAGGTTGTCCTGGCCTATGAGCCTGTGTGGGCCATTGGTACTGGCAAGACTGCGACACCTCAACAG GCCCAGGAAGTACACGAAAAGCTCCGGGGATGGCTTAAGTCCAACATCTCTGATGCAGTGGCTCAGAGCACCCGCATAATTTATGGGG gTTCTGTGACTGGAGCAACCTgcaaggagctggcaagccagcCTGACGTGGATGGCTTCCTTGTGGGGGGCGCTTCCCTCAAGCCTGAATTCGTGGACATCATCAATGCCAAACAATAA
- the TPI1 gene encoding triosephosphate isomerase isoform X2: MAPSRKFFVGGNWKMNGQKLDHKIAVAAQNCYKVANGAFTGEISPGMIKDCGATWVVLGHSERRHVFGESDELIGQKVAHALAEGLGVIACIGEKLDEREAGITEKVVFEQTKVIADNVKDWGKVVLAYEPVWAIGTGKTATPQQAQEVHEKLRGWLKSNISDAVAQSTRIIYGGSVTGATCKELASQPDVDGFLVGGASLKPEFVDIINAKQ, translated from the exons ATGGCGCCTTCCAGGAAGTTCTTCGTGGGGGGGAACTGGAAGATGAACG GGCAGAAGCTAGATCACAAGATTGCAGTGGCTGCGCAGAACTGCTACAAAGTGGCTAACGGGGCCTTTACGGGGGAGATCAG CCCTGGCATGATCAAAGACTGTGGAGCCACGTGGGTGGTCCTGGGGCACTCGGAGAGAAGGCACGTCTTTGGGGAGTCAGATGAG CTGATTGGGCAGAAGGTGGCTCACGCCCTGGCAGAGGGACTTGGAGTAATCGCCTGCATTGGGGAGAAGCTAGATGAGAGGGAGGCTGGCATCACTGAGAAGGTCGTTTTCGAGCAAACCAAGGTCATCGCAG ATAATGTGAAGGACTGGGGCAAGGTTGTCCTGGCCTATGAGCCTGTGTGGGCCATTGGTACTGGCAAGACTGCGACACCTCAACAG GCCCAGGAAGTACACGAAAAGCTCCGGGGATGGCTTAAGTCCAACATCTCTGATGCAGTGGCTCAGAGCACCCGCATAATTTATGGGG gTTCTGTGACTGGAGCAACCTgcaaggagctggcaagccagcCTGACGTGGATGGCTTCCTTGTGGGGGGCGCTTCCCTCAAGCCTGAATTCGTGGACATCATCAATGCCAAACAATAA